Proteins found in one Macrobrachium nipponense isolate FS-2020 chromosome 35, ASM1510439v2, whole genome shotgun sequence genomic segment:
- the LOC135208741 gene encoding late histone H1-like, with product MTDAPAAAPASPKKAKAKAPKKPASHPKYSAMIAAAIAALKERSGSSRQAILKYIVSNYKVDAKAAGTQLKQALKRGVAAGAIKQVKGAGASGSFRLVKAEAPAKPKKAKKVAKKPASAAKKVAKKPAAKKATKKPAAKKAVKKPAAAKKAAKKPAVKKVAKKPAAKKPAAKKAAKKPAAKKPAAKKAKK from the coding sequence ATGACTGACGCTCCCGCAGCCGCCCCAGCTTCCCCGAAGAAGGCGAAGGCAAAGGCACCGAAGAAGCCTGCCTCCCATCCCAAATATTCTGCCATGATTGCTGCTGCCATCGCCGCCCTGAAGGAGCGTTCTGGCTCCTCCCGTCAGGCAATCCTGAAGTACATTGTCTCCAACTACAAAGTCGACGCTAAGGCCGCCGGCACCCAGCTGAAGCAGGCGCTGAAGAGGGGCGTCGCCGCGGGCGCCATTAAGCAGGTGAAGGGCGCTGGTGCCTCTGGGTCGTTCAGGCTTGTCAAGGCAGAGGCTCCTGCCAAGCCTAAGAAGGCTAAGAAGGTCGCCAAGAAGCCCGCATCTGCAGCTAAGAAGGTCGCAAAGAAGCCCGCCGCCAAGAAGGCCACAAAGAAGCCCGCCGCCAAGAAGGCAGTCAAGAAACCTGCAGCAGCTAAGAAGGCCGCCAAAAAGCCCGCAGTTAAGAAGGTCGCAAAGAAACCAGCCGCCAAGAAGCCCGCAGCTAAGAAGGCCGCCAAAAAGCCCGCAGCAAAGAAGCCTGCAGCCAAGAAGGCAAAGAAGTAG